One genomic segment of Caldimonas brevitalea includes these proteins:
- a CDS encoding DNA/RNA non-specific endonuclease — protein sequence MTGSDHSDEDLRQRTLLSILDDKEMRYELQRRAADHELGSRWDVDAGTLASLLEDPRGAVAFESRPLSEAIVRAVARPVLMIENHKVTLPNSDVLSRRIGKFAPVFEPTLRSVGRVELVGHPALEWVGTGWMVEEGIVVTNRHVASEFARRDATGKGYVFIRSQLGTEVLPRIDFHEEYRSVVAAEFRIERVLYIAPHSETAPDVAFLKVVPGETAGLPTPIEPVADLRKHLRERRFMAVVGYPARDSRSDSRLMDRIFGDVYDVKRFSPGEVMTVHKDNWFFEHDATTLGGNSGSVILDLQTGKALGLHYAGAHRKANFAVRIDTVLEMLHIAKGRTTVGGTLAGVEWQEKTRPVDSYTATGYDERFLGVRVPLPKPGRAADLLPVNEEKDAWRLDYTHFSVRMSASRRLPLLTAVNIDGSERRKLSRKGQVWFFDPRIEREQQVGKEFYGPSGFDRGHMVRREDPVWGTPEEAARANEDTFHYTNAAPQLPGLNQREWLELEDYVLDNADALDLKVSVFTGPVFAPGDPVMHEVQVPLRFWKVAVLVDAGSGELSCAAYLLSQEDMLAEAFHYGRFKTYQVPLTHLEELTGINFGKALRDADGYTGRGGHESVPKWSPGIEIRCPEDVQFPRRARRKRR from the coding sequence ATGACGGGTAGTGACCACTCAGACGAAGACCTGCGGCAGCGCACCTTGCTGTCGATCCTCGACGACAAGGAGATGCGCTACGAACTGCAGCGCCGTGCCGCCGACCACGAACTGGGCAGCCGCTGGGATGTCGACGCCGGCACACTCGCCTCGCTGCTCGAAGACCCGCGGGGCGCGGTGGCGTTCGAAAGCCGCCCGCTGTCAGAGGCCATCGTGCGTGCGGTGGCGCGGCCGGTGCTGATGATCGAGAACCACAAGGTCACCTTGCCGAACTCCGACGTGCTGTCACGTCGCATCGGCAAGTTCGCCCCGGTGTTCGAGCCGACCCTGCGCTCGGTCGGCCGGGTCGAACTGGTCGGCCACCCTGCACTGGAATGGGTGGGCACGGGCTGGATGGTCGAAGAGGGTATCGTGGTGACCAACCGACACGTCGCGTCGGAGTTTGCCCGCCGCGACGCGACCGGCAAAGGGTATGTCTTCATTCGCAGCCAGCTCGGCACCGAAGTGTTGCCCCGCATCGATTTCCATGAAGAGTATCGCTCGGTGGTGGCGGCCGAGTTCCGCATCGAGCGGGTGCTCTACATCGCACCGCACAGCGAAACCGCGCCGGACGTCGCCTTCTTGAAAGTGGTGCCGGGCGAGACCGCGGGGCTGCCGACACCGATCGAGCCGGTGGCCGACCTGCGCAAGCATCTGCGTGAGCGGCGCTTCATGGCGGTGGTCGGCTACCCAGCGCGCGACAGCCGCAGCGACTCGCGGCTGATGGATCGCATCTTCGGCGATGTCTACGACGTCAAGCGCTTCTCTCCCGGCGAGGTGATGACGGTCCACAAAGACAACTGGTTCTTCGAGCACGACGCGACGACGCTGGGCGGCAACTCCGGCAGTGTCATCCTCGACCTGCAGACGGGCAAGGCGCTCGGCCTGCATTACGCCGGCGCCCATCGCAAGGCGAATTTCGCCGTGCGCATCGACACCGTGCTCGAGATGCTGCACATCGCGAAAGGGCGCACCACGGTGGGCGGCACCTTGGCCGGTGTCGAATGGCAGGAGAAGACCCGACCGGTCGACAGCTACACGGCGACCGGCTACGACGAGCGCTTTCTCGGTGTGCGCGTGCCCCTGCCCAAGCCCGGGCGCGCCGCCGACCTGCTGCCCGTCAACGAGGAGAAGGACGCCTGGCGGCTCGACTACACGCACTTCAGCGTGCGCATGAGCGCCTCGCGCCGCCTGCCCCTGCTGACAGCGGTCAACATCGACGGCAGCGAACGTCGCAAGCTGTCGCGCAAGGGGCAGGTGTGGTTCTTCGACCCCCGCATCGAGCGCGAGCAGCAGGTCGGCAAGGAGTTCTACGGACCGAGCGGCTTCGACCGCGGCCACATGGTGCGCCGCGAAGACCCGGTCTGGGGTACGCCCGAGGAGGCGGCCCGCGCCAACGAAGACACCTTCCACTACACCAATGCCGCACCTCAGCTGCCAGGCCTCAACCAGCGCGAATGGCTGGAGCTGGAGGACTACGTGCTGGACAACGCCGACGCGCTCGACCTCAAGGTCAGCGTGTTCACCGGCCCGGTGTTCGCCCCCGGCGATCCGGTGATGCACGAAGTGCAGGTGCCGCTGCGGTTCTGGAAGGTGGCGGTGCTGGTCGACGCCGGGAGCGGCGAGCTGAGTTGCGCAGCCTATTTGCTGTCGCAGGAGGACATGCTGGCCGAGGCCTTCCACTACGGCCGCTTCAAGACCTATCAGGTGCCGCTGACGCACCTGGAGGAGTTGACCGGCATCAACTTCGGCAAGGCCTTGCGGGACGCCGATGGCTACACCGGGCGCGGTGGCCATGAGAGCGTGCCGAAGTGGTCCCCGGGGATCGAAATCCGGTGTCCTGAAGATGTCCAGTTCCCGCGGCGGGCCCGACGCAAGCGCCGATGA